AACAAATATTAATTAGACCTTCTATACATTATAAATCCAATGAAACTCTGGATTTTGCAATAGGCTATAGTTTTGCTAAAAACTATAAGCCTACATATAATTTTAATGAAAACAATGTTTGGGAACAAGTGACATTATCTCATACATCAGGAAAGTCTAATTTCAAACATCGATTTAGATTTGAACAACGTTTCATTGAACAGTTTGTAGAAGTAACTCCTACAGTTTTCAAAACAAATGAAACAGATTATAAAATGCGATTTAGATATCGTTTTACATTTCAGATTCCTTTGTTTACAGTATATAATAATACAAAAATAAAAGCAGTTGTTTTTGATGAAATATGGTTGAATACAAACTCGGGGATTGTTCCTAAATCTTTAAATCAAAACTGGTTTTATGTTGGGGTATCCTATCCAATATTAAAAAACACATCTATAGGACTTGGTTATATGAATGATTATATGCCAATAGCAGATCATTTTAGAAGTAACCACATTTTACAAACAACACTTAAGTTCCACATTTAAATATAAAAGAAATGAAAACCACTAATAATATGGTGTTTATAGCTGTAATTATGACTATAATAGTATCTTCTTGTACGAATACAAAAGAAAAAATTAAAGGAGAACATTCTATAGAAGTAGCTAAAGAAAAAACTACTTCAACCACTGATCATGTAAAAAAACATTGGAGTTATGTTGGGGAAACAAGTCCAGAACATTGGGCCGAAATTGAAAAGAACTCAGAATGTGGAGGAAAATTTCAATCTCCTATAAATATTGTGAGTTTAGATGCAATCGTTGATACCAATTTAAAGCCTTTAGCTATTCATTATGTATCTAATACCAAAATACATGATGTAGTTAACAATGGTCACTCCATTCAATATAATTTTGAAAAAGGAGATTATCTTATGTACAAAGGTGATAAATATGATTTGAAACAAATTCATTTTCACGAATCTTCAGAACATACCATAAATGGTATTAGATATCCAATAGTAATACATATGGTACATACCAATTCTAAAGGAGAATACTTAGTATTTGCTGTAATGGCAAAAGAAGGAAAAACCAGTGCCCCTTTTAGATTCTTGGAAAGCTATTTACCTCTTAGAAAAGGAGAAACTAAAGCTATAGGAAAACCATTTAATCTTAGTTATAACCTTCCTAAAAATAAAGGATATTATACCTATATGGGATCATTAACCACACCACCATGTACTCAAGGTGTAAACTGGGTTATTTTCAAAGAACCCATCACAATATCTTTAGAACAAGTAAATATCTTAAGAGATCTGATGCCTTTAAATAATTATAGAAATGAACAACCATTAAATGGAAGAGAAGTGAAAATGACAAAATAATAGGGTCGAAATAAAAAACAGAAAAGGACTTGTCATTATAATAAGGAATGAGACCAGAATCCATCAATTTTGCATATCGCTAAAAATGGATTTTGGTCAAAATTCATGCTAAAACCTATAAACGAAGGTTATGAAATAAACCATACACATATCGAGTGTAAAACATTGAAAATTAAGTTTTTTATAAGAGTTGTATATATAAAAACTTGCTTTGTTTTTTGTATATTTATAAGTGGTTCATTTCATTTCGTATTAATTAAGATTGTTTTTTTGATATTGATTATCAAAAACATAATAGAATATTACAATGACCTTCGGATATGACTACTCTTTTAAAACCAAACCTATTAAACTGTCTTAGTAAACAATTCGATTTATTAAGAATTACAGTTTTTATTTTCACACTTTCATTTGGCACCACCATTGCGCAGGGTGTCGGAGATGTTGACCCTTATCATAATAAAAGAATTGAAGAAGTTAACATCATAATTACTAATCCATCAAATGATTCTATACTTAATAATCGGATTCGTGACAAAATACGTCAAGATTTAAAGACCTTTCCTGATAATAGATTTTCAAGAAATCATATCGAATTTTCTTTATCTCGATCACGTCAAGATCCTAAGATCGCTACGACCAAAATAGAAGTAGGATTTGGGTCAATCGGGGGGATTATACTTACTATTAATGTAACTTTAGGAGATCAGGTTGGTGAATCGACAAAAACCGGATTTGTAACGTCAGGAAAAATTAATGATCTTCCAAAACTATACAATTTTGGATCTACATTTATTCGCTTAAAACTTGAAGCCCTTGCAATTCATTATAGCAATACGAATGCTTGGTACGGTAGACCCGATGCACTTCTTGATGGTAACCCATTAGTCTCGGGGATACCCTCGGGGGATGGATATGACGATTGGGTTGAAGGATTTACTCATTTGGGAACTTATGGAATTACTCCATTACATAATAATCTTCATATATATGCCGGTCTTAGTGCAATAGTAAGTGGCTCTAAAGGACAAGAGCTATTCACAAACAAAACAAGAGGTTATATTGGTGTTGAGGATGCATATATTGGTTTAATTACAGGAAAAACCTGGGAAAACGGTAATCGACTTGTAGTAAATGCCTCTATTGGTCGACAACGTTTTACCCTTGGAGATGGATTTCTTATCGTAAATACCTCTGCAAATGGTAGTAAAAGAGCAGCATTGCAATCTAATCCTCGTTGGGCAGCAGATATGCTGGCTCGTGGTAGTGTAAAATACAACAACACATTATTAGAATTATTCTATCTCGATCCAGATGAACTACCAGTAGTAGATTCTAAAACAAGAATCACAGGAATTAATGTAGAAGCACAACCTGCAAAAGGGCTCTCTGTAGGAGCAAGCTTATTGTATGTGCCAAAGTCTGAGTTTGGTTATTTTACGTCAACAGAAGTTCTTAGTCGAGAAGGCCTACAAGTTGTAGATGCACGTTTTCGTTGGCAACCTAAACCGGCAGGGAATTCAGGTTTTTTTATTGCAGGAGAAGGTGGATTGCAAAGAAATGAAAATTTTCCGATGCGCGCATACGGCTACTTTGGTGAGTTTGGCTGGAGTTTTTCAAAACTTCCCTGGACACCAACTTTAAGTTATCGGTATGCTCATTTTTCTGGTGATGATTTAAGTACTGATCGATTTGAGCGATGGGACCCTCTATTATCTGGTGGAAACGGAGAACAATGGGTACAAGGAATAAATCATTTTAAAGTCGTGCAGATTTCAAATGTAATTGCACACAGGTTTCAATTACGTGTACGACCAATCTCAAAACTTGAACTGGTACCCCAATTTTGGTTATTTAAAGCAGATGACTTAACAAATTTGGGAGGAAACCCAGCACTCTCATTTTTAGAATCCAAAGATTATGGGGTAGAGGGCAATTTAACTTTCAAAGTATTTTGGTCGCGTAAGATTTATATCCAGGGACATGTGGCAGTTACATTTCCCGGTGAAGCCGTAAACAGAACCTTGACAGAAGATCCATCGAATTGGTGGAGTACTATGCTATTTATACGATACGCACTATAATTAGATGTAACAAACATATTCTAGTAACTCAATAAAACAAAAAATCATGAATCGAAGAAACATGTTAAAAAACACAACGCTTGCTACTATAGGTGCCAGTGCTGGTATTGCTTGCGCTAACGACTCTAAAGAATCTGAAACTGCATCTGCATTATTAGCCTCAGAAAAGACAGTAGGAAAAAAAGATGTTAGCCCGGTTAATCCAGCATATTTCATTCCAAATCGCTTTAAAGACAAAACAATTATTATTACCGGGTGCGCAAGAGGAATGGGTAAAGCAGCAGTAAAAAGAGCAGCTCTAGAAGGTGCAAATGTTGTAGGTGTAGACTGGCTTAAAGAAGAAGGAAATGCGGTTATAAATGAAATTGTTAAAGAAGGTGGTTCTGCAAAATTCGTTTATGGTGATGTTTCTACTAATGAGACCTGTAAAGAAATGGTTAAAACAGCAATAGATTCTTATGGTAAACTAGATTACGCCATAAACAATGCTGGTGTAATGGATGCAATCTTTCCCGGAGACCCTATAAACTATGAAAAACAAAAACACCTTACATTTAGTCGATGTCATGAAGCAACAGATGAGTATTGGGATGTAGTGATGCGAGTAAATACAACAGGAGTATTTAAATGTATGCGTGAAGAATTAAAACAAATGGTAGCACAAAATCAAGGTGGTGCAATCGTTAATGTCGCATCAGTCGCAGGGCTACGGGGTTTTTCGGGAACTCCCTCATATGTTGCAAGTAAACATGCCGTTAACGGGCTAACAAAAAATGCAGCTATAGATTATGCAGAATATGGTATACGAATCAATTCTGTGTGTATGGCCAATACTGCAACACCAATGGTAGAGCGAGCTTATCAACTTGTTATGGCTAAAGTAAAAGCTAGTGGAGGTAATGCTGGCATGGGAAATATTAAAACCAAAAGTCTTCTGCAGTATACAGATTCTAACCATCGAGACGCAACACCAGAAGAACAGGTAGCGATTATGTTATTTTTATTGTCTAAAGAAGCATCTAATATCACTGGAGCAAATTATGCCACTGATGGTGGATTTACTGCGTATTAAAGCAGTTGTACTCATGTCGATAACCGATAACTATAAATAAAAACTAATATTAATTTTAAAAGTATTAAATAATGGAAACATTAACTATTTCACAATCACTTCTAGAAGACATTTCTGAAGGAATTGGTTCTAAATTAGAAAAGGAAACTAATCGAGAGAAAGCTGCAGATTCTTTTATAAAGAAACTTGTAGAAGACTTAAAAGAATTAAAAGAAGATCAAGATCATGCCATCTCTTTATCTGTTCAAAAAAGGAGTGCTGGAGAATATGTTAATGAAAGACGTTATCATAGCGTACGAAAGGGTTCAGATGGAAAACCACTATATTGTGCAGTTTCCAATACTCATTTCAATTTTCAAATAGCACTTTTAGAATAACAAAAAACTACAAATCAGATATATTCATTTTGTAATTTTCTCCTGTAGGGATTTCAATAGCATATTTAGAAAAGCATAAAAAGTCTAAAGCTTAGTAAGTTAGTAATAACACACTTCAATTATTTAAAAATAATGTTTTAGTATCTTTCCATTCGCTATAACCCAAAGTGTATCCTCGTTGTATAAAATTCCTTTACAGTCTGTATCATTAGTATAATAAAGTTCCCATGATGCTCCTCCGTCTACAGTTTTAAAAATATTTTTTCCTGAGATATACCAGCCAATGTCTTTGTTTTTAAAAGCAAAAGCTTCTACTTTAGAGCTGCTTTCATGAATAATACTCCAGATATCTCCTTTTGTTTCTGATTTAATAATCACATATTTTTCATCACCACTAAGGTTCTTAATATAAGCGATCGCATATCCTGTAGTTGCATCTACAAAACGAATTTTCTTGATATATTCATAATTACCCGCTTTATTTTCTATTTGTATTTCTTTATTAGTCCAGTTTCCATCTTTTAAGTATAATAGCTTAGCAGGATAGTAAGACTTGTTTTCAGGGAATGGGTATGTATATCCTCCTAACCAAACCTGATTTGAAGAAAGTGCGAAAAAAGTATCGAATTCGAAATTTGAAGGATCATTTTCATGTACTTTATCAAATGTACTACCAGTATCAGTAGATTTATATATTCTTCCTTCTGATGTTGCAACTATGATATTACTTTCATCATTATCAACAAAAAAGTCTAAACCCCAAGAACCATTTTGAGTAAAATCATTAAGTAACTTGCTTTCTTCTTTTTCATTTTTACGATATAGAGCCAACGATCTTAACGAATATTCATTGTCTTTTGAACTTAAAAAGAATCCTCCATCAAGAAAATTATGATCTTGATTAATATTAGAAATACTTGCTCCCCCGTTAAACGATTTGATTACTTCAAAAACATCATTAGATGAATTGTTTTGTATCGAAAAATAAACCTTTTCTTTATCAACTCCTCTAAAATCCTTTATACTTTCAATCGAATTATAATCGTGACCCATTGTTATCCACTTATTTTTTGTATTGTCTAATACAGCTAAGCTTTTATACGAATCATTAAAAGAAACATTGGTGTTTGGAATTTCTATTTTTAATTCTGGAAGCACACTAACTCCCTCAGGCACCTTTATTGTTATTGTAGTATTGTTAGCAGTAGTAATCTCAACCGCTTTATTATCGAGATATACTTTTGTATCGGTTATATCACTACCAAAATTTTCTCCTAAAATAGATACTAGATCGTTAACATAAGCATACTCTGTAGAAAAAGAAGTAACCTTGGCGTCTATCGTTTCTATTTGTTCATTAAGATCTTGGCTATCTTCTGAATCTGAACCGCAACCAAAGGCTGTAACTAATAGTAATGTAATTAATGGGTAATTCAAAAATCGTTTTTTCATTTTGTTTGTATTCCTTTTATTTTTCCAATTAAAATTAGACCATAAACACGTACTTATCAGTTTGTATATCCACAATCTTACTTAAATCAGTGTAAGTCTATTCCTAGGACAAATATAGTATTATGAATAACTAAAAAACAAGAAAGGGTGGTCAATATTTATAAATAGAGGATGTTAATTCATGTGTTTTTACTCAGGATTCAAGGAGCTCTAATACTACCCAATAAACATTTTCAAATTGTACTTTTATCATAACAAAAAACTACAAATCAGATATATTCATTTTGTAATTTTCTCCGATAGGGATTTCAATAGCATCAATCTCGATATCTTGTTTTGTATACGCTGTAATTTTATCTCGATTTACGATGTAGGAACGATGTGTTCTTATAAATCGTTCATCTAATCTATCTTCAAATGCAGTTAGGCTATATTTTATAAGCCGGGTTTTATTAGACAAATGAATCTTAATATAATCTTTTACGCTTTCTATATATAGAATATTATCATAGAAGACTTTTACTTGTTTTCGATCCTCGCGTATAAAAATAAAATCATCCTTTTTGAGGGTGGTTTTTTTCAACCTCGGTAGAGGTTGATCGCGTATTTTGTAGCGAAATGAATTTTTCGGTTGCCATAAAAAACCTACTAAAAGTTATAGGTTTTAAAAGATAATCCACAGCATTCAATTCAAATCCATCAAGAGCATAATCTCTATACGCTGTTGTAAATATTACATGAGGCTTAACAATAAGATTTTTAAAAAAATCTGTACCTTTTAATACAGGCATTTCTATGTCGAGAAAAAGTAAATCAATTGATTGTTGCTGTAATATTTTACTAGCTTCTATTGCACTATTGCAAGATGCCACCAATTCAAAACCATCTAACTGTTTCAAATGCGTTTCTATTAGCTCTCTGGCTAATTCTTCGTCATCTACTATTAAACACGTATACATTATTTAGCTTTCAAAATTAAACGAACACAATATTTATCACTTTCTTCCTCAATATCCAAAGAATAATCATCTCCATACAGTAAATCTAATTGTTTTTGAACATTACTCAATCCTATACACTTCTGATTTTTATTTTCAGCAGATATTGTTGATTTAGAATTTTCAATATTAAAAATAATATGGTGGTTATCCGAACTAATTGTGATTGAAATAAAAGCTTCCTTTAGTTCCTGAGTCACACCATGTTTAAAAGCGTTTTCTATAAAAGTTAATAGCAGTAAGGGAGCTATTTTTGAATCCTCTGTGCTATTATTTTTAAAAGAAATACGAACTCTGTTTCCGTACCGTATTTTTTCTAAAGCAATGTAATTCTCAATCAACTCAATTTCTTTTTGGATGGATACAAATTTGTTATTACAGCGATACAACATATAATCCAAAATATCAGATAGTTTTTCAATCACTTCTGGTGCATGATCTGATTTTTTTATGGCCAGAGCATACAAATTATTTAATGTATTGAATAAAAAGTGCGGATTTAATTGATTTTTCAAAGCAGTTAATTCAGCTATTTTTTTTTGCTCATTGAGTTTTAAATAATTCTGCTGATTTTTATAAAACCTAAACATTAAGAGCAGGGCAGTAGGAGTTAAAAATTTAATACTCTTACTCAAAAAAACCGAAAAATTTAAAAGCCTTTCCCAAAAAGATTGTTTTGCATAATGTTGAACTATTGGACTATAGTAGTCAAAGTACCTTACATCATAATAATATATTCTATAATATATATATATGGCATACATAACAAACAATAAAATAATCAACCATAGAATAAACCAGCCCGTTTTCCCTTTATTTAAAAAATTTGGAACCAAATAGTATAGACAAGTGTATGCTATTAGTATTTGTATGGCAATGAAGATGATATAAGATTCAAATAGTTGTAGATAGTTATTATAGTTATCGATATTAGCAGATAATGTAAAATAGAGGAATATACCTATCCAGAACAATACGTGTCGTACTTCTGATTTATCAAAGTATGTTTTTAAAGACTCCATATACCAAATTGCAAATATAGCTTATACAGCTTGTATAAAGATTATTTATCTACCAAGCTCGTGTTTAAAGTTATAAACGGGCAAAAATCAGCTACCAAAACCTAAAAAGATCTTAATAGACTAAATTTCTTCTTCGGTCTACTTTTAAAAAAACGTAAGAATATCAACCATAGTTTTGATTAAACTTAAAATATAAATCTATGAAACGTCTATTTTTTACTACGTTCCCTTTTTGTTTTTTACTTGTTTTATCACAATACAAGATGATGAACCATGGTAAAACTATTATAAACAACGATACACTTCTTTATAAGAGTACAAACGAAATAGTCAAAACAAACCATTCATTTTCAGAAAAGGAAATGATTGAAAAAACGCTTAATAATTATATTCAAGGGAGTTCTTATAATGAATTAGAAAAACTAGAAAGTGCTTTTGCTGCAGATGCATCTTTATACCTTACAGTAAAAGGTACCTTTAAAAGATTAACTCCAGTAGATTATCTCAATTATTTTAAGAATAAGAAAAAAGGAGTCTATAACGGACGAACAGGAAATATTCTATCAATCGAGATATATCGTGATATAGCCACAGCCAAAGTCGAAATTTTTATTCCGGAGAGAAAAACAAAACTAATGGATCTTTTTCTATTAAAAAAGCTGAAAGGTGATTGGAAAATAATTACTAAAACAGCTACAAAGCTATAGGTTTCTAAATTTTATATATGAAAAAAATATTTTTGATAGCACTTTGTTTTTTATCTGCTTTGCATACTCAGGCACAAACAAAAACCATTCAATTTAAGAAGGCTACAATTACAATAGATGGCCAGTTAGATGAATCTATCTGGAAAGAGCTTCCTGAGTATTCGGGTTTTTATAATTATATGCCAATAGACGAAGGCTTAGCAGAAAATCAAACATCTGTACGACTATTTCATAATGGAGAATATTTATACGTGAGTTTAATTTATAATGATACTACACCAAAAACACAGGTTAGTTCTTTAAAGCGAGATGTTCCTATTGGGTTAAGTGATGGGTTTGCCATGGTTTTAGATACACAAAATCAACAACAAAACGCATATTATTTTTCTGTAAATAGTTACAGTACACAAATAGATGGTATTGTTGAACGTATTAATGAAGGATATGATTTTAGCACAAGTTGGAATACGATATGGAAAGCTAAAGCCTTTATGAATGGTAATCAAAAACAATATGAAATAGCTATTCCTTTAAAAGCATTAAATTTTGATACGAATAATGCTGTTTTCGGAGTTCAGTTTTATGTTAGAGATATTAAAAATAATTCCTGGACTATTTTAAAAAATGTAAAACGTAATTATCGCCTTTTTGATTTACGATTTACCGAAAAAATGACCGTTGAAGATTTACCCAATACATCAACTTCACGTTTTACAACAACACCATCTATTACCGCAAACTATCAGACCGATGTGGTAGAGGATGATACAGAGACTACATTTAAACCAAGCCTGGATGTGCAATACAATGTCACCTCTTCTCTTCGATTAGATGCGACAATAAATCCTGATTTTTCACAAATTGATATCGATCAACAAGTAACAAATCTAACTCGATTTTCGGTTTTTTTCCCCGAAAGACGTAATTTTTTTCTTGAAAACTCAGATCTGTTTTCAAATCTAGGAGTCGATGGTGTAAACCCTTTTTATTCAAGGCGTATAGGAGCAAATTCAGATATCCAATTTGGGTTAAAATTATCAGGAAATGTATCCCCAAAAACTAGAATTGGAGTTTTAGATGTACAAACCGATAAAGAAAATGAAATCGCTTCAGAAAATTTTGGAGCCCTTGTTGTCGAACAACAATTATCAAAAAACTTTACCACAACTGGTTTTTTTATCAATAGACAACAAACAGATAAATTTAAATTGATCAACGACTATAATCGAGTAGCAGGTGTCAATATAAATTATAAATCTGATAATAATAAATGGCTTGGTCTGGCCAATTTCGGGAAAAGTTTTAATGATGGAATTTCTAAAGACAATAATTTTTATAACGCAGGAATTTGGTTTAACAAGAGAGGTTTAGAATGGAATGCTGCAATCAAAAATGTAGGTAAAAACTATATAACCGATGTTGGTTTTACGCCAAGATTATATAATTATGATGCTATCAATGATGTTGTAGTAAGAGAAGGGTATACCCAAACTACAGCGGGAATAGAATATCAGAAATTTTATGAAAAATCCAAAATAGTAAACTCTGTTCGTTATTTGAATTATAGTAATGACACTTATTTAGATGAACATGGTAAATTGAATCAGTCATCGCATTTCTTAAATTCAGCTATATTCTTTAAAAACCTATCAGCTTTATATTATGTATTTAGATATGAGTACGTGGATTTAAGGTATGGTTTTGATCCATTAGGAAATGGTAATTCATTAATCCCAAATGAATATCGCTTTGGGATTTTAAAAATTGGATACAACTCTGCAAATAATCAAAAATTTAGATATCGTTTCAATATGCAAGCAGGAAATTATTATAGTGGAAAAAGAACAGCTGCAGGAACGTATCTAAATTATCAGTTATTACCTTTTGCAAATTTAGAACTAAGATATGATATTAATAAAATTGATTTGAATCTGTTAGGAAAAGAAACTTTTCATTTGGCTCGTTTTACGGGACAAATTTTCTTTTCTAATCGATTAAACTGGACAACCTATGTGCAATACAATACACAACGAGATAATTTTAATATCAACAGCAGGTTACAATGGGAATACAAACCTTTATCATATGTTTATTTGGTTGTTTCTGATAATTATAACAAAGATATTGCCCGCACAAATTGGGGAGTTGCCTTTAAAATGAATTATCGTTTTGATTTTTAATCCCTGATTTTTATAAAGAAATCTAATTACAAAACCAATACACCAAAATTTGAAATAATAGAAGCAATTAAAGAAAAGAAATAAGGAAATGCATATAAAAGGTTACAAGTTAAACTCTAATTTGTAACCTTTTTTTTAATCGTCTTGTCAAATACATGTGAATTCACAATACCATAGTTACTCACATTTAAAATTTGATAAAATGAATCAATTAAAACAAATTTCTATAGTATATATATTGTTATTCATAACAATGTCAGGAATATCTTTCGGACAAACTAATTCTGAATTTATAAGAGTTCCCGATGGTAGAAATATTAATGTCTTTAAACTTAACCAACATATAGGAAAAGCAATGGACTCCATAGGAGTACCAGGCCTTTCTATTGCTATAGTGAACAATAACAAAATTGTATATCATAATACATTTGGAGTTGTAAATAATAAGACACAGGAACCAGTAACCAAACAAACTATCTTTGAAGCAGCCTCTCTCTCTAAACCATTGTTTGCATATTTCATAATGAAAATGGCAGAAATGGGTAAGATTGATATAGATAAACCAATTTATCCATATCTTAAAGCTATATTTCCTACAGGAGTTATTGCTAAAGAATCTTTTGAAGCATATCAAACTTTAACTCCTCGCATTATAATGTCTCATGGAACAGGAATTCCTAATTGGGTCAAAGGGCCTATCAAAATAGCCTTTAAACCTGGAACAGATTTTTCTTATTCTGGTGAAGCATATCAACATTTAGGAGCCGCTTTTGGGACAAAACTAGGTATTGGATGGGGCAGTGCACTAGATTCTCTTTTTCTTAAAGAAGCAGCCCATCCCATTGGTATGAATAAAAGTTTTTATACTTGGAATGATATATTAGAAAACCATGCAGCTAAGGGACATATGAAAGGTAAAGTAAACCTGGAAATGCATAGGGATAAAAAAGTAGGACCTGGATATAGTTTGCAATCTGATGCCCAGGATTATGCTTTATTTTTGATAGAAATGATGAATCCCAAGAATATAAAAAAGCATACTCGTGATGAAATGCTTAAAGAGCATAATCATTTTAAACCTGATAGCAAACTTTTAAAAGAAACAGGGCAAACAGGTTGGGGACTCGGTTTTGCTCAGAAGCCTACACCATATGGAATGATGCATTTACATACAGGAAACAATCAAGATTTTCAAGCGTATACCATGTTTATCCCCGATCAAGAATACGGGTTTGTAATGTTTGGAAATTCGGATAATTTGTTTCCTTTACTAGAAACAATAGAACAACTTTTAGGAGAACATTTTTAAGATAATCATATGAACAATTTAAATGAATTTTTAGGATTTATTACCATTATTATAGCAGCAATACTTCTTGTTTTTATAATTGCCAGATATAACTACCTCATTAAAAAAGCAATGATAGAGAAAGGAATGTACCTGGATCAAAAAACTAATAAATTTAAATACCTGGATATTGGGTGTATTGTATTTGGATTAGGAATAGGGTTGTTGGTTTCATCTCTGTTTACTACAATGAATTTATTAGAAGACACTGCCGATTTATTAGTTTGGGGCACGATTTTAATTTTTGCTGCTGGTGGATTAGTAGTTGCTCATTTTATAAGAAAAAAACTTGAGAAATAATC
This region of Aquimarina spinulae genomic DNA includes:
- a CDS encoding serine hydrolase domain-containing protein, which encodes MNQLKQISIVYILLFITMSGISFGQTNSEFIRVPDGRNINVFKLNQHIGKAMDSIGVPGLSIAIVNNNKIVYHNTFGVVNNKTQEPVTKQTIFEAASLSKPLFAYFIMKMAEMGKIDIDKPIYPYLKAIFPTGVIAKESFEAYQTLTPRIIMSHGTGIPNWVKGPIKIAFKPGTDFSYSGEAYQHLGAAFGTKLGIGWGSALDSLFLKEAAHPIGMNKSFYTWNDILENHAAKGHMKGKVNLEMHRDKKVGPGYSLQSDAQDYALFLIEMMNPKNIKKHTRDEMLKEHNHFKPDSKLLKETGQTGWGLGFAQKPTPYGMMHLHTGNNQDFQAYTMFIPDQEYGFVMFGNSDNLFPLLETIEQLLGEHF
- a CDS encoding DUF5916 domain-containing protein produces the protein MKKIFLIALCFLSALHTQAQTKTIQFKKATITIDGQLDESIWKELPEYSGFYNYMPIDEGLAENQTSVRLFHNGEYLYVSLIYNDTTPKTQVSSLKRDVPIGLSDGFAMVLDTQNQQQNAYYFSVNSYSTQIDGIVERINEGYDFSTSWNTIWKAKAFMNGNQKQYEIAIPLKALNFDTNNAVFGVQFYVRDIKNNSWTILKNVKRNYRLFDLRFTEKMTVEDLPNTSTSRFTTTPSITANYQTDVVEDDTETTFKPSLDVQYNVTSSLRLDATINPDFSQIDIDQQVTNLTRFSVFFPERRNFFLENSDLFSNLGVDGVNPFYSRRIGANSDIQFGLKLSGNVSPKTRIGVLDVQTDKENEIASENFGALVVEQQLSKNFTTTGFFINRQQTDKFKLINDYNRVAGVNINYKSDNNKWLGLANFGKSFNDGISKDNNFYNAGIWFNKRGLEWNAAIKNVGKNYITDVGFTPRLYNYDAINDVVVREGYTQTTAGIEYQKFYEKSKIVNSVRYLNYSNDTYLDEHGKLNQSSHFLNSAIFFKNLSALYYVFRYEYVDLRYGFDPLGNGNSLIPNEYRFGILKIGYNSANNQKFRYRFNMQAGNYYSGKRTAAGTYLNYQLLPFANLELRYDINKIDLNLLGKETFHLARFTGQIFFSNRLNWTTYVQYNTQRDNFNINSRLQWEYKPLSYVYLVVSDNYNKDIARTNWGVAFKMNYRFDF